The following proteins are encoded in a genomic region of Cercospora beticola chromosome 8, complete sequence:
- a CDS encoding uncharacterized protein (antiSMASH:Cluster_8), whose product MIMSICLRFCNDPDCSNDYELPFGTRGYERRQKQSEPIDGPVQGGAHPAPSLAALPQSGDEYFPQTSDPFLSLSTQLRADSDESTAKFTSEDGQHDSSSDAHDPSNDKQAFRAPLPTPATLADARDLIREDEQSEYDDENDDEDGRDGEEDNDQDEEEDEKEDANGY is encoded by the coding sequence ATGATTATGAGCATTTGCCTACGCTTCTGCAACGATCCTGATTGCAGTAATGACTACGAGCTTCCTTTCGGCACACGAGGCTACGAACGGCGTCAAAAGCAAAGTGAACCTATTGACGGACCCGTCCAGGGAGGCGCACATCCTGCCCCTTCTCTCGCAGCCTTGCCTCAAAGTGGCGACGAGTACTTTCCCCAAACCTCAGATCCCTTTCTATCATTATCGACCCAGTTGCGAGCAGACTCCGACGAGAGTACCGCCAAGTTCACCAGCGAGGATGGGCAACATGATTCTTCTTCCGATGCTCACGACCCGAGCAACGATAAACAAGCTTTCCGGGCTCCACTTCCAACTCCTGCTACCCTTGCCGATGCGCGTGACCTGATAAGAGAAGATGAGCAGAGCGAATACGATGACGAaaacgacgatgaagacggtaGAGATGGGGAGGAAGATAATGACCaagacgaagaggaagacgagaaaGAAGATGCAAACGGATATTGA
- a CDS encoding uncharacterized protein (antiSMASH:Cluster_8) has product MAAPAPIQVLIASDGDVEMQAKAIHILRVRSKVLLGSFAEDIDFARICKDGNDLFNLNLRQEHDGEALLHMFALLHDEPHYLPSLLTPSQLMGLAAVIDQYDVKNAVIPRINELITGVDGTALQHSKITSQQL; this is encoded by the exons ATGGCAGCGCCCGCACCGATCCAAGTGCTCATTGCCTCCGACGGCGACGTCGAAATGCAGGCCAAGGCAATCCATATCTTACGCGTGCGCAGCAAAGTGCTTT TGGGCTCGTTCGCCGAAGACATTGACTTCGCTAGAATATGCAAGGACGGCAACGATCTGTTCAACCTCAACCTGCGTCAAGAACACGACGGCGAAGCACTGCTGCACATGTTTGCACTTCTACATGATGAACCACACTACTTACCCTCACTTCTCACCCCCTCCCAGCTCATGGGCTTGGCTGCGGTCATTGACCAATACGATGTGAAGAATGCCGTGATCCCGCGCATTAACGAGCTTATAACCGGAGTCGACGGTACAGCTCTGCAGCACAGCAAGATTACCTCGCAGCAGCTCTGA
- a CDS encoding uncharacterized protein (antiSMASH:Cluster_8), whose protein sequence is MPTVINRIIYGQDRYRRSGKTATIRKDIDVQERHRRSGEVGVDFCGFSVIDDQAVIDDQAVVDEQAVIDEQAVIDDQAIIDDQAVIDEQAVNDEQAVIDDQAVIDDQAVIDEQAVIDEQE, encoded by the coding sequence ATGCCAACTGTAATCAACAGAATTATCTACGGTCAAGACAGATACCGACGATCAGGAAAGACAGCGACGATTAGGAAAGACATCGACGTCCAGGAAAGACATCGACGATCAGGAGAGGTTGGTGTTGACTTCTGCGGATTCTCGGTCATCGACGATCAGGCAGTTATCGACGATCAGGCAGTTGTCGACGAACAGGCAGTCATCGACGAACAGGCAGTTATCGACGATCAGGCAATCATCGACGATCAGGCAGTTATCGACGAACAGGCAGTTAACGACGAACAGGCAGTTATCGATGATCAGGCAGTCATCGATGATCAGGCAGTCATCGACGAACAGGCAGTTATCGACGAACAGGAGTAG
- a CDS encoding uncharacterized protein (antiSMASH:Cluster_8), protein MANQATTVQHSRSKPMTNNENEEFAKGYQTLCIRANGTIKNDASVIDEIITNWFPGASVAETRKRLEDYEDTILRNTYHTALPAVRKLANLKGEDDKSRWLSSTSSQRKKVFLEDPGPILTAIFPDFKVVPLTYLYRDNAPQTERIWRAHAERKFVALCEAIYTFVVARDNSQPLFDGCLMVCEELRQTKLKDTPGGANVSWKDMPALPPNV, encoded by the exons ATGGCGAACCAGGCCACAACCGTTCAGCACAGCCGTTCGAAACCGATGACGAACAACGAGAACGAAGAATTCGCCAAAGGGTATCAAACCCTCTGCATACGGGCCAACGGCACCATCAAGAACGATGCCTCGGTGATAGACGAGATCATTACCAATTGGTTTCCAGGTGCCTCAGTGGctgagacgaggaagaggctaGAAGACTATGAAGACACCATCTTGAGGAACACGTACCATACAGCATTGCCAGCCGTGAGGAAGCTCGCCAATCTCAAAGGCGAGGATGACAAGAGTCGCTGGCTCTCCAGCACATCATCACAGCGCAAGAAAGTCTTCCTTGAG GACCCAGGACCGATATTGACTGCCATCTTTCCCGACTTCAAAGTCGTTCCGCTCACATATCTGTACCGAGATAATGCACCACAGACTGAACGCATCTGGCGAGCTCATGCGGAGAGAAAATTTGTTGCTCTTTGCGAAGCCATCTACACATTCGTCGTTGCTCGTGACAACAGTCAACCACTCTTCGACGGCTGTCTGATGGTATGCGAGGAATTGAGGCAGACGAAGCTCAAGGACACCCCAGGTGGGGCGAATGTGAGCTGGAAAGACATGCCCGCCTTGCCACCTAATGTCTGA
- a CDS encoding uncharacterized protein (antiSMASH:Cluster_8), protein MPATAENPSTDSARLLKELEEKESELTAMKNEITRLREAVGRQNEAIELFKVQQQVYNSDISPDSNLKRTETVLREEWLMRDKADEDINESLGGAMVIASVIAVLLFCLETLLPEKPSEAKDVKVVTARRFALKGIAHNEKLREVVNSFYRELNKFGGKQVCEPNLERISLESVGWESGHGVQKKPVPLATESIDPKGLPCMSEISKSMGAVELKEKGYRKQGRE, encoded by the coding sequence ATGCCCGCCACCGCCGAAAACCCTTCCACCGATAGCGCGCGGCTTCTGAAGGAACTGGAGGAGAAAGAGTCCGAACTGACTGCCATGAAGAACGAGATTACTCGCCTGCGAGAGGCTGTGGGACGACAAAATGAGGCCATCGAGCTCTTCAAAGTCCAACAGCAAGTGTACAACTCAGACATCAGCCCCGACTCGAACCTCAAACGAACCGAGACCGTCCTACGCGAAGAGTGGCTGATGAGAGACAAAGCGGACGAGGACATCAACGAATCACTCGGAGGAGCCATGGTGATTGCATCCGTCATTGCGGTCTTGCTGTTCTGCTTGGAGACGCTTCTCCCAGAGAAACCGTCCGAAGCGAAAGATGTCAAGGTCGTGACTGCCCGCAGGTTTGCGCTGAAAGGTATCGCTCACAACGAGAAGCTTCGCGAGGTGGTCAACAGCTTCTATCGAGAACTCAATAAGTTTGGTGGCAAGCAAGTTTGCGAGCCAAATCTCGAACGGATCTCGCTGGAGTCGGTCGGATGGGAGAGCGGGCACGGGGTTCAAAAGAAGCCAGTGCCACTTGCGACAGAGAGCATTGATCCAAAGGGACTTCCTTGCATGTCAGAGATTTCTAAGTCTATGGGTGCCGtggagctgaaggagaagggaTACCGCAAGCAGGGCCGCGAGTAG